GTCAAAGGCGTATGCGGTGCTTCAAAAGACATTGAACAGAATATTACGATTTCGTGGCTCACAACTCCCAACAGTACCACTCAAAATAATCTGACCCTTCATTTCAGAAagaatataacaaaaaatcaatataGTCTTCACGATTTGCAAGTAGATCTTGCACCTGAAAACTTTCCCCACCTTACCAGTGAGTTGGTTATCTTTTTCTGTCTATTCATACGTTTAGGAGAGATCAATTTAGTTTCTTATTGATAGATATTGAGACTTTGAAggcaacaaaatttacatcaATAATGTGGAAAAATGTTACAGGTAGGTCAAAATCATACGATTTATAATAGCTGTTTACTGATTTACAGACTCTTCGATGAGTTTTGAGCATAGGAGCAATCAGTTTACGACAGGACTCTCCAACTCTTACCGTTGCCTGAAGATCCAAACTTTGAACCTAACAAAAGAAGATAATAAAACTGTAGGCGAAATCAAAGTGTCAAACTTACAATTCCAAGCTTTCCACAGTGGCAGTGCCACCAGTTTTGGCTTTGGTAATGAAAAAACACAATCACATAAAATCTTACTTTTATATGTAAACAGAATACTGTCTGTGAAGAATCACCAATACTCTTGCAACAGTAATGACAAATCATTGTTACAGCTGAGGATTGTGCCTTTGATACTCCAGACATCGTTCCTATCGCAGTAGGATGCGCTCTCGCTCTCCTTGTGGTGATAGTTTTGATTGCGTACCTTGTGGGACGTAGACGCAGTCAAGCTCGTGGTTACCTCAGCATGTAATCAAAGAGATACTTGAACTcgatacaagaaaaataattttattgttagcATTATCACAATACATAACTATGTATGATTATTGATTACGAAAAGGCGTTACCTTGGTAATATTTCTCATATACCTTTCCGTTGGCATattcatatcaacaagatgtGAAAGTTGATTAAAACTTTTGTCTTCTACACAGTTGTGTCTCAACGATGTTCATTCAGTGTTTGCTTTGGCTAGCTATTTGGCATAGGGGGATATAGATTACATATGTTTGCAAACAGTATGAAAAAAACAGCTTCACGAATTTGTGGTACTCAACAGATTTAAAAGTTATATAATGTGATTTTTGGAATGAAAATGTGGTATGATATATttcagataaattttatttaataaaatatcagtGAAACAACATCAAAGCGTCTGGAGTAATGATTATAGTAGTTACGCCAAATTGTTTACAATAATACAACAACTTTATTGGTAGAATATGAGTCTGTGATTCGTAATATTTCATCCTAagactgagaaaaaaagaatttatccAGGATTGAACGTGGTATAAAACACTTGAGACATATTACGATAgaaaatgtatatattattacgaTATGCcatttattcgatttttaattgaaCGTTTATAGTTGTATGCCAGTGCTTTGGTCCTTGGTAATAAAATGACGTATTGTTTAACCAATGCAGGCAGTTATTCCGTTATTGGAGCTTCAATTTTCCACGTTTGGCGTGTCTGAAGAATGTaataccatttttttcacactacGTATCCGACATTCGTGATCTGCATGCCGCAACCCATCGTTTGATATGCCCGTTTTTACGTAGAGTATACTTGCTGAGCGTATAGCAAGCACCAAATTAATCCCAATTAGAGGATTTCTCACATGAGCCCATCATGTAGTTCATAATATCGACTCGATACAATGTAAATAAACCCCTTATCTGAATACTACCTCCGACTATTCCTATAAATTTTAGGAAatacatttctttttccaacatttttaGTATCTGATTCAAATACGTGCTTCATCGATTCAGTTTACCGCCGCAATACATGCTATATTTTGTTATTAGAGGTCGTCATGACAACCGTCTTTAATCGCCTTGCATCAACGGTttttaaacaaagaaaaatttaacaacaCTGGGATCAATTGCTTAAAATTGACCCCTTctctctttcaaattttattactaatccatttattattatgtagcTTGTTACGTAACCGGACAAAACTTCATTTTCCCCCTAAACGAATTTCCCGAATTCTAGtagtgtatataatacataaatcGTTGCATCGCGGAGCGGAGCGAAGCTGCTGCCCGGTTTGATTATCGTATATCCTAATAGCGTAAGTATCgcaaatttcatttcgtatGTGTAAACAGAACGATTCTGTTTGTATATAACAATGCAAGAGTTTTGATATTCCATTCGTAATCAATATATGGTTATATTGACACGTATTCACACGTATATCTGTACAGTTCTAGGTGAGATAAATTTGACATTTCGGTTTCATAACCTCACTTAACCTCGTCCTCTTTAATTAATACACACCGTCGCTGACTAATCATCGATTAAAATTCACCTCATCACCGTAATTTCTACACACACTCAGTCATATGTTGATTATTACCGATATCAGAGAATGAGTTATTATCGGTtacgaactttttttttggcacaaATTCCTGGTGCCCTTAACTAAAATC
The sequence above is drawn from the Neodiprion pinetum isolate iyNeoPine1 chromosome 2, iyNeoPine1.2, whole genome shotgun sequence genome and encodes:
- the Lamp1 gene encoding lysosome-associated membrane glycoprotein 1, translating into MFQTALFLLCSVAVLHSGAETVPTSSSIDTNSLVASSTENTNQPTNGTTIFSSSVTPIPTETTSVMPTPTTTPTPVPTPEIGKWIVNETNETCIIVKMAVQFNVTYITTDHKSDFLVLDLPVNETQVKGVCGASKDIEQNITISWLTTPNSTTQNNLTLHFRKNITKNQYSLHDLQVDLAPENFPHLTNSSMSFEHRSNQFTTGLSNSYRCLKIQTLNLTKEDNKTVGEIKVSNLQFQAFHSGSATSFGFAEDCAFDTPDIVPIAVGCALALLVVIVLIAYLVGRRRSQARGYLSM